In a genomic window of Bradyrhizobium sp. 195:
- a CDS encoding sensor histidine kinase produces the protein MGQDAKDCAGKGWSILAAFKDEHDPNVTLEAAMLKGGEEFLGTFRAEPPRPLLVEAFSGLIQKEDGSENYRIAALIDITDRARAEREEYARRIRDKDILLRELQHRVKNNLQLIVALIRLEARNERRGGRADLQTLAGRIESLHLLYQALSNDAVGEETDLGHYLSQIAAAVMNTCAVDGIRLEQKMEPARVSVNTALSVGLVENEVLTNSFKHAFNGRGHGVITIECLRQGEERHRVVVADDGVGLPKGVTWPIPGKIGALIVQTLRENTKADFSVVSAPEKGVRVTMNVDRNVVARDPV, from the coding sequence TTGGGCCAGGATGCGAAGGATTGCGCGGGCAAGGGCTGGTCGATTTTGGCCGCGTTCAAGGACGAACACGATCCGAACGTCACGCTCGAGGCAGCCATGCTGAAAGGCGGAGAGGAGTTTCTCGGCACCTTCCGGGCGGAGCCGCCGAGGCCGCTTCTCGTCGAGGCTTTCTCCGGTCTCATTCAAAAGGAGGACGGAAGCGAGAATTATCGCATAGCCGCGCTGATCGACATAACCGACCGGGCGCGGGCCGAGCGCGAGGAATATGCGCGCCGGATTCGCGACAAGGATATCCTGCTGCGGGAACTGCAACACCGCGTGAAGAACAATCTTCAACTGATCGTCGCACTCATACGGCTCGAAGCGCGCAACGAAAGACGGGGCGGAAGGGCCGACCTGCAGACGCTTGCCGGCCGTATCGAGTCCTTGCATCTGCTTTATCAGGCTCTGTCGAACGATGCCGTCGGCGAAGAGACCGACCTCGGCCACTACCTGAGCCAGATCGCCGCCGCTGTCATGAACACGTGCGCCGTCGACGGAATTCGACTGGAGCAGAAAATGGAGCCTGCGCGGGTGTCGGTCAACACGGCGCTGTCCGTGGGTCTCGTCGAGAACGAGGTCCTGACCAACTCCTTCAAACATGCCTTCAATGGTCGCGGGCATGGCGTGATCACAATCGAATGTCTGCGCCAGGGCGAGGAAAGGCATCGCGTCGTCGTAGCGGACGATGGAGTCGGGTTGCCCAAGGGCGTCACGTGGCCGATCCCGGGAAAGATCGGCGCCCTCATCGTTCAAACCCTGAGGGAAAATACGAAAGCGGACTTCAGCGTCGTGTCCGCGCCAGAAAAGGGCGTTCGCGTAACGATGAACGTCGACCGAAATGTAGTCGCGCGAGACCCGGTCTGA
- a CDS encoding GDCCVxC domain-containing (seleno)protein translates to MQLQSTLTCPGCGYQATEPMPIDACQFFYDCKGCGGRLKPRRRDCCVFCSYGTVPCPPIQENGKGACCGH, encoded by the coding sequence ATGCAACTCCAATCGACCTTGACTTGCCCAGGCTGCGGCTACCAAGCCACTGAGCCGATGCCGATCGATGCCTGCCAGTTCTTTTACGACTGCAAGGGCTGCGGAGGCCGGCTCAAGCCAAGGCGGCGCGATTGCTGCGTGTTCTGCTCCTACGGCACCGTGCCGTGCCCGCCGATCCAAGAGAACGGCAAGGGCGCGTGCTGCGGCCACTGA
- a CDS encoding response regulator, whose product MTATINARPMCPVCKHRMARISPGQRGFEERTFECSTCERTEVIRFAVDPMQTDAVG is encoded by the coding sequence ATGACTGCCACGATCAACGCGCGACCGATGTGTCCGGTATGCAAACACCGGATGGCGCGCATCTCTCCCGGCCAGCGCGGATTCGAGGAGCGCACCTTCGAGTGCTCGACCTGCGAGCGTACGGAAGTGATCCGCTTCGCCGTCGACCCGATGCAGACGGATGCGGTCGGCTAG
- a CDS encoding alpha-amylase family protein — protein MLDLWYKNAVIYSLNVATYKDGNGDGIGDFKGLAGQLDHIAQLGVNCLWLLPFYPSPGLDHGYDVTDYYNVAPALGTLGDFVEFSHQARLRGLRLIIDLPINHTSERHPWFQQARADPSSPFREYYVWSDTEPENSTDGVVFPGFQLSVWNYDLCAQAWYYHRFYQHQPDLNIGCAAVREEIFKICGFWLELGVSGFRIDAAPFVVEEVRPDRPATRRYEFFGELRDFLSWRKGDAVLLAEANVLPAELEHYFGDGSRIHLLFAFLLNQHLFLALARESAEPLQRCLTALPRLPQFAQWAQFLRNHDELDLGRLSSEEREEVYAAFAPTRKMQLYGRGIRRRLAGMLENDRRRIELAFSLLFSLPGTPVIYYGDELGMGDDLALPERWPVRTCMQWSDEENGGFSSQPTRLLHHMIRDGEYGPSKVNAIAQQRDPDSLFNWMRRLVEMRQSCAEIGWGEWTLPQSDCPSVLIQHFVWEGRAVLILHNLSQDECSTHVTDLPKGRKLTDVFGNRIYPSKPGTDAAIELDGYGYRWFRVD, from the coding sequence ATGCTCGATCTTTGGTACAAGAATGCCGTGATTTACAGCCTCAACGTCGCCACCTACAAGGATGGCAACGGAGACGGCATCGGTGATTTCAAGGGCCTGGCTGGGCAGCTCGATCATATTGCTCAGCTTGGCGTAAACTGTCTGTGGTTACTCCCTTTCTATCCGAGTCCCGGGCTGGACCACGGCTATGATGTGACCGACTACTACAACGTCGCTCCAGCCCTCGGCACCCTGGGCGACTTCGTCGAATTCAGTCACCAGGCGAGGCTTCGGGGATTGCGGCTGATCATCGATCTCCCGATCAACCATACATCAGAGCGACACCCCTGGTTTCAGCAGGCGCGCGCCGATCCGTCATCGCCGTTTCGCGAATACTACGTTTGGTCTGACACCGAGCCAGAAAACAGCACGGATGGCGTTGTTTTTCCTGGCTTTCAGTTGAGCGTGTGGAACTACGATCTCTGTGCGCAGGCATGGTATTATCACCGGTTTTACCAGCATCAGCCTGATCTAAACATTGGCTGCGCTGCGGTTCGCGAAGAGATCTTCAAGATTTGTGGTTTTTGGCTCGAACTGGGCGTGTCAGGATTCCGCATCGATGCTGCCCCGTTCGTGGTTGAGGAAGTTCGGCCGGATCGTCCGGCGACTCGCCGGTACGAATTTTTTGGAGAGCTTCGCGATTTCCTGTCCTGGCGCAAAGGTGACGCCGTCTTGCTGGCCGAAGCCAACGTTCTTCCGGCAGAGCTTGAGCACTATTTCGGCGACGGATCGCGCATCCATCTTCTGTTCGCGTTCTTGTTGAACCAACACCTGTTTCTTGCACTTGCGCGCGAAAGCGCCGAACCGTTGCAGCGCTGTCTGACCGCGCTGCCTCGGTTGCCGCAATTCGCGCAATGGGCCCAGTTCCTTCGCAACCATGATGAGTTGGACCTTGGACGTCTGTCGTCCGAAGAGCGCGAAGAAGTCTACGCTGCGTTCGCTCCCACTCGCAAAATGCAGCTCTACGGACGCGGAATTCGCCGCCGGCTTGCAGGCATGCTCGAAAATGACCGCCGCCGCATTGAGCTCGCATTCAGCCTGCTCTTTAGCCTTCCTGGCACACCGGTTATCTACTACGGGGACGAGCTGGGGATGGGTGACGATCTCGCGCTTCCCGAGCGATGGCCCGTGCGTACTTGCATGCAATGGAGCGACGAGGAGAACGGCGGATTCTCCTCGCAACCCACGCGGTTGCTGCATCACATGATCCGCGACGGCGAATATGGTCCATCCAAGGTCAATGCCATCGCTCAGCAACGTGATCCGGATTCGCTATTCAACTGGATGCGTCGGCTGGTTGAGATGCGCCAGTCTTGTGCAGAGATCGGTTGGGGCGAGTGGACCCTTCCCCAAAGCGATTGCCCCTCGGTTCTGATCCAGCATTTTGTCTGGGAGGGCCGGGCGGTGCTTATCCTGCACAATTTATCGCAGGACGAATGCAGCACACATGTCACAGATCTTCCAAAAGGACGAAAGCTGACCGATGTATTTGGCAACCGAATTTATCCATCGAAGCCTGGCACGGATGCCGCAATTGAACTTGATGGCTACGGCTATCGCTGGTTTCGGGTCGATTAG